The following proteins are co-located in the Vidua macroura isolate BioBank_ID:100142 chromosome 1, ASM2450914v1, whole genome shotgun sequence genome:
- the CDC25A gene encoding M-phase inducer phosphatase 1, producing MDPTPSASHHHHRRRLLLLSPASPASPAVVKALFQDELSPVSDLRLTMEQLGRGQRENLDQDVGSKNGLHRSTSSESTDSGLALDSPGPATSQDTVEDMFEKAIKSSRLNFRIPFRRIHSLPQNLLGSSPALKRNHSDSLDTDAFQPLEQDENKENESFEFKKPMKPASRGFRDGRGVPGARQSSSPAQLPMGETASGEQENSRAAFLQQHSLPSSESEDDDGFVELLDDQDLKNDEEMPSDVSSLWTAPLVMRRADSRAKRCRLFGSSSMSSIAGRTTQKRMERSQEENSPGKSKKRKSLPGTSEDPTSLKLVRTQPSTAEIESMLDSDQRDLIGDFSKSYLFDTVDGKHQDLKYIDSEMIVSVLTGKFESFIKQCVIIDCRYPYEYEGGHIKGAINLHMEEEVENFLLKKPIQPSEDKRVIVVFHCEFSSERGPRMCRFVREQDRLSNEYPNLHYPELYVLKGGYKDFFSRCQSFCEPQSYRPMHHKDFKEDLKRFRTKSRTWAGEKSKREMYSRLKKL from the exons ATGGATCCCACCCCGAGCGcttcccaccaccaccaccgccgccgcctcctgctcctctccccgGCGTCCCCCGCCTCGCCCGCCGTGGTTAAGGCGCTCTTTCAGGATGAGCTCTCGCCTGTCTCGGATCTCCGCCTCACCATGGAGCAGCTGGGGCGCGG GCAGCGTGAAAACCTGGACCAAGACGTGGGAAGCAAAAATGGATTGCACAGATCGACGTCTTCAGAGTCCACAGACTCAG GTTTGGCTTTGGATTCTCCTGGCCCTGCGACCTCACAGGACACCGTGGAGGACAT GTTTGAGAAAGCAATCAAATCCAGCAGGCTGAA CTTTCGAATACCTTTCAGAAGAATCCATTCCCTGCCA CAAAAcctgctgggctccagccctgctctgaagAGAAACCACTCTGACTCTCTGGACACTGATGCTTTCCAGCCTTTGGAACAGgatgaaaataaggaaaat gaatCATTTGAGTTCAAGAAGCCAATGAAACCAGCTTCTCGTGGCTTCCGTGATGGAAGGGGTGTTCCTGGAGCAAGGCAGAGTTCATCTCCAGCTCAG CTGCCCATGGGGGAAACAGCCTCTGGGGAACAGGAGAACTCCAGGGcagccttcctgcagcagcattccctgcccTCCTCGGAGAGCGAGGATGACGATGGCTtcgtggagctgctggatgacCAGGACTTGAAG AACGACGAGGAGATGCCCTCGGACGTGTCCAGTCTCTGGACGGCGCCGCTGGTCATGAGGAGAGCGGACAGTCGG GCCAAGCGGTGCCGGCTGTTTGGCTCTTCATCCATGTCAAGCATTGCAGGAAGAACCACCCAGAAAAGGATGGAGAGATCCCAGGAGGAGAATTCTCCAGGGAAAagcaagaagaggaaaagccTGCCCGGGACTTCCGAGGACCCGACG agcctgaaGCTGGTGAGGACCCAGCCCTCCACAGCAGAGATCGAGAGCATGTTGGACAGTGACCAGAGAGACCTTATCGGGGACTTCTCCAAG AGTTATTTATTTGACACTGTCGATGGGAAACATCAAGATTTAAAATACATCGACTCCGAAATG attgTGTCTGTGCTGACTGGCAAGTTTGAGAGCTTCATCAAGCAGTGTGTGATAATTGACTGTAGATACCCCTATGAGTACGAAGGGGGACACATCAAG GGTGCCATAAACCTCCACATGGAAGAGGAGGTGGAGAATTTCCTGCTGAAGAAGCCGATCCAGCCGTCGGAGGACAAGCGCGTCATCGTGGTGTTCCACTGCGAGTTCTCCTCGGAGCGCGGCCCTCGCAT GTGCCGGTTTGTGAGGGAACAGGACAGGCTGAGCAATGAGTACCCCAACCTGCACTACCCAGAGCTCTACGTGCTCAAGGGGGGCTACAAGGATTTCTTCTCGAGGTGCCAG AGCTTCTGCGAGCCCCAGAGCTACCGCCCGATGCACCACAAGGACTTCAAGGAGGACCTGAAGAGGTTCCGCACCAAGAGCCGGACCTGGGCTGGGGAGAAGAGCAAGAGGGAGATGTACAGTCGGCTCAAGAAGctctga